In one Solanum lycopersicum chromosome 11, SLM_r2.1 genomic region, the following are encoded:
- the LOC101262078 gene encoding serine/threonine-protein phosphatase BSL3-like isoform X2 — protein MDVDSTMVSESDHDPTVQNDSSTSEQQLNDESSTSLQQQSSQTQQQQQQSSSSSSVPAVAGPRCAPTYSVVHEVIEKKEDGPGPRCGHTLTAVPAVGEEGSPNYIGPRLILFGGATALEGNSAASGTPSSAGSAGIRLAGATADVHCYDVFTNKWSRITPIGEPPTPRAAHVATAVGTMVVIQGGIGPAGLSAEDLHVLDLTQQRPRWHRVVVQGPGPGPRYGHVMALVGQRYLMAIGGNDGKRPLADVWALDTAAKPYEWRKLEPEGEGPPPCMYATASARSDGLLLLCGGRDANSVPLASAYGLAKHRDGRWEWAIAPGVSPSPRYQHAAVFVNARLHVSGGALGGGRMVEDSSSVAVLDTAAGVWCDTKSVVTSPRTGRFSADAAGGDAAVELTRRCRHAAAAVGDLIFIYGGLRGGVLLDDLLVAEDLAAAETTSAASHAAAAAANLQDGRLAGRYGFGDERTKQTVSEAVNDGSVVLGNAVAPPVNGDMYTDISTKNVMLQGSRRLSKGVEYLVEASAAEAEAITAALAAAKARQQGNGEVELPDRDGGAEATPSGKAASSSISLDSSGSNNSAPTGVRLHHRAIVVAAETGGALGGMVRQLSIDQFENEGRRVSYGTPENVTAARKLLDRQMSINSVPKKLITHLLKPRGWKPPARREFFLDCNEIADLCDSAERIFASEPTVLQLRAPIKIFGDLHGQFGDLMRLFDEYGSPSTAGDIAYIDYLFLGDYVDRGQHSLETITLLLALKVEYPYNIHLIRGNHEASDINALFGFRIECIERLGERDGIWAWHRINRLFNWLPLAALIEKKIICMHGGIGRSINHVEQIESIQRPITMEAGSIVLMDLLWSDPTENDSVEGLRPNARGPGLVTFGPDRVMEFCNNNDLQLIVRAHECVMDGFERFAQGHLITLFSATNYCGTANNAGAILVLGRDLVVVPKLIHPIPPVSSPENSPERHIEDTWMQELNANRPPTPTRGRPQVANDRVICT, from the exons ATGGATGTGGATTCAACTATGGTATCGGAGTCCGATCACGATCCGACTGTTCAGAATGATAGTTCGACGTCGGAACAACAGCTTAATGATGAGTCTTCAACTTCGTTGCAGCAGCAAAGTTCACAAactcagcaacagcagcagcaaagtagtagtagtagtagtgttCCTGCTGTTGCGGGACCAAGGTGTGCTCCGACGTATTCGGTGGTGCACGAAGTGATAGAGAAGAAGGAAGATGGTCCAGGGCCAAGGTGTGGGCATACGTTAACGGCTGTACCAGCTGTTGGTGAAGAAGGTTCTCCTAATTATATTGGTCCAAGGCTTATTCTTTTTGGTGGTGCTACTGCTCTTGAGGGAAATTCTGCTGCTTCTGGAACCCCGTCATCTGCTGGAAGTGCTGGAATTC GCTTAGCAGGGGCTACTGCTGATGTGCACTGTTATGATGTTTTCACGAATAAATGGTCTAG GATCACTCCCATTGGGGAGCCACCCACACCAAGGGCTGCACATGTTGCTACAGCTGTGGGAACTATGGTTGTTATTCAG GGTGGAATCGGTCCAGCTGGTTTGTCAGCTGAGGATCTTCACGTTCTGGACCTTACTCAACAACGGCCAAGATGGCACAG GGTTGTGGTGCAAGGACCTGGTCCAGGTCCGCGTTATGGACACGTCATGGCTTTGGTAGGGCAAAGATATCTCATGGCAATTGGCGGAAATGATG GAAAAAGGCCTCTAGCGGATGTTTGGGCTTTGGACACAGCTGCCAAGCCATATGAATGGCGGAAGTTGGAACCGGAGGGTGAAGGTCCACCTCCTTGCAT GTATGCAACCGCAAGTGCACGTTCAGATGGTCTTCTTCTGCTCTGTGGAGGGAGGGATGCCAATAGTGTG CCTCTGGCAAGTGCTTATGGACTTGCCAAACATAGAGATGGACGTTGGGAATGGGCCATTGCCCCTGGTGTGTCACCCTCTCCCAGATATCAACATGCTGCA GTTTTTGTTAATGCTCGACTGCATGTATCTGGAGGGGCACTTGGTGGTGGACGCATGGTGGAGGACTCATCCAGTGTTGCGG TTCTTGATACAGCTGCAGGAGTGTGGTGTGACACAAAATCTGTTGTGACTAGTCCTAGGACTGGCAGATTCAGTGCAGATGCAGCTGGTGGAGATGCTGCTGTTGAATTGACCAGACGCTGTAGGCATGCAGCTGCTGCTGTTGGGGACTTGATATTTATCTATGGTGGTCTACGTGGCG GTGTACTGCTGGATGACTTGCTTGTTGCTGAAGACTTGGCTGCCGCAGAAACAACAAGTGCAGCTTCACATGCCGCAGCTGCTGCCGCCAATCTACAAGATGGCAGGCTTGCTGGGAGGTATGGTTTTGGTGATGAAAGAACGAAGCAAACAGTTTCCGAGGCAGTTAATGATGGTTCTGTTGTACTGGGAAATGCTGTTGCTCCCCCTGTAAATGGCGATATGTATACTGATATAAGTACTAAGAATGTCATGCTTCAAGGATCTCG GAGACTCAGCAAAGGTGTCGAATATTTAGTGGAGGCCTCTGCAGCAGAAGCTGAGGCTATTACTGCTGCACTAGCAGCTGCCAAAGCTCGACAGCAAGGTAATGGAGAAGTCGAACTTCCTGATAGGGATGGTGGAGCAGAGGCTACACCAAGTGGAAAAGCAGCATCTTCTTCAATCAGTTTAGATTCTTCCGGATCGAATAATTCTGCCCCAACTGGTGTCCGTCTTCATCATCGTGCC ATAGTTGTAGCTGCAGAGACTGGTGGTGCTCTTGGTGGTATGGTACGACAGCTTTCTATCGATCAATTTGAAAATGAAGGCCGGCGAGTCAGTTATGGAACCCCAGAAAATGTCACGGCAGCACGAAAACTTTTGGATCGACAAATGTCCATCAACAGTGTTCCGAAAAAG TTGATCACCCATCTTTTGAAGCCTCGGGGTTGGAAGCCGCCTGCGCGACGAGAGTTTTTTTTGGACTGCAATGAGATCGCCGATCTTTGTGATAGTGCCGAAAGAATATTTGCTAGTGAACCTACTGTATTACAGCTAAGGGCTCCTATTAAGATATTTGGTGACTTACATGGGCAATTTGGGGATCTCATGCGTCTTTTTGACGAGTATGGTTCCCCGTCAACTGCTGGGGATATTGC GTATATTGATTACCTCTTCTTGGGAGATTATGTTGATAGGGGCCAGCACAGCTTGGAGACCATTACCCTTCTCCTTGCATTAAAG GTCGAGTATCCTTACAATATACATTTAATACGTGGGAACCATGAAGCTTCAGATATAAATGCGCTCTTTGGCTTTCGAATTGAGTGCATTGAACGCCTG GGTGAGAGAGATGGAATCTGGGCATGGCATCGGATTAATAGATTGTTTAACTGGCTTCCTCTGGCTGCCCTGATCGAGAAAAAAATCATCTGTATGCATGGTGGGATTGGAAGGTCCATTAATCACGTTGAGCAAATAGAGAGTATCCAGCGTCCTATCACTATGGAAGCTGGCTCAATCGTTCTGATGGATTTGTTGTG GTCTGACCCAACAGAAAATGATAGTGTTGAAGGACTAAGACCAAATGCAAGAGGCCCTGGCTTGGTAACTTTTGGG CCCGATCGTGTGATGGAGTTTTGCAACAACAATGATCTTCAACTAATAGTCCGAGCCCATGAATGCGTGATGGATGGCTTTGAAAGATTTGCTCAGGGGCATTTGATTACGCTTTTTTCAGCCACCAATTACTGCG GTACTGCTAACAATGCTGGTGCCATTTTGGTACTGGGTAGAGATCTTGTTGTGGTTCCAAAACTTATCCACCCAATTCCGCCAGTTTCATCGCCTGAAAATTCACCTGAACGGCATATAGAAGACACTTGGATGCAG GAGTTAAATGCTAACAGACCCCCTACACCAACCAGAGGCCGTCCCCAAGTTGCGAACGATCGAG TGATATGTACATAG
- the LOC101262382 gene encoding J domain-containing protein spf31 has translation MGDNSDTATAPSPAKIAAQEDALLKQFFAEVSEVERDNEVNRILSCFKLNPFDYLNLSFDSSIDEVKRQYRKLSLLVHPDKCKHPQAKEAFGALAKAQQLLLDPQERDYILNQVNAAKEELRAQWKKQLKKDTASKLKSLVTEGKFDQEHEQSEEFQHKLKLKVKEILTDQEWRRRKMAMRISEEEGRLKKDEEETKELWKRKREHEEQWEGTRENRVSSWRDFMKGGKKVKKGEIRPPKLKTEDPNKSYVQRPVKRG, from the exons ATGGGAGACAACAGCGATACAGCCACCGCACCGTCGCCGGCGAAAATCGCCGCCCAGGAAGATGCGTTACTGAAGCAATTCTTCGCTGAGGTCAGTGAAGTTGAGCGCGATAATGAAGTTAACAG GATCCTTTCATGTTTCAAGTTGAATCCATTTGATTATCTTAACTTGTCATTCGATTCATCCATTGATGAAGTCAAAAGACAGTATCGTAAG TTATCTTTGCTTGTTCACCCTGACAAGTGCAAGCATCCACAAGCAAAGGAGGCATTTGGCG CTTTAGCAAAAGCCCAGCAATTATTACTTGACCCTCAGGAGAGGGATTATATTCTGAACCAGGTTAATGCAGCAAAAG AAGAGCTGAGAGCACAGTGGAAGAAGCAGCTTAAGAAAGATACTGCTAGTAAATTGAAATCATTAGTTACTGAG GGAAAGTTCGACCAAGAGCATGAGCAATCAGAAGAATTCCAGCATAAGCTGAAGTTGAAGGTGAAAGAAATCTTAACGGACCAAGAATGGAGGAGGAGAAAAATGGCAATGAGG ATATCGGAAGAGGAAGGTCGCTTGAAGAAAGATGAGGAAGAAACAAAAGAGTTGTGGAAAAGAAAGCGTGAGCATGAAGAGCAGTGGGAAGGAACTAGAGAAAACAGG GTGTCCAGTTGGAGAGATTTCATGAAGGGAGGAAAGAAG GTTAAGAAAGGAGAAATTCGACCTCCAAAGTTGAAAACAGAAGATCCCAATAAATCTTACGTTCAACGACCTGTGAAACGAGGCTAA
- the LOC101262990 gene encoding protein FAF-like, chloroplastic: MKEEDYDHEQVIKDQPIKIFDWSSILSSSKNEESSSTSLYVHPLDKSSRNSLSEKSLEICTESLGSETGSGSDCFLSSPTSEHEDSNDDKHDHHHYYHQQQYSVVSESFEDFHVYNHSKRLISSSKSFPPSLPSIHMQSHRQNGRLILEAASISPNNSLHAQRLDGHLLLTVINQNNYEHEIEKREDEVEGFEKVFDDIQEVEGKEIPHSDSGGGDEEESKGKENESEDKKTMMKQSPRLSSEVTNVNKASIMTLEKKNQLAWSKHTVSFNTTSGYIDFNSRFNNSVNLLTQEERNTNNLRECYTYPSSISHSLPQSPSPALAASTSLNAYEYFWRKKPTMTNIVNNSTITKYYYYNNEQVGVATTTNGIDTTSTKNIATYTQDLVLIKENKASIMNNNLGPLLRSCKEPRSSLIIWEPYCIPTS; encoded by the coding sequence ATGAAAGAAGAAGATTATGATCATGAGCAAGTGATCAAAGATCAaccaattaaaatatttgattggaGTTCAATTTTATCTTCTTCAAAGAATGAAGAGTCATCTTCAACTAGTCTTTATGTTCATCCTCTGGACAAAAGCTCGAGAAATTCGTTGAGTGAAAAAAGTCTTGAAATTTGTACTGAGAGCCTTGGATCAGAGACTGGATCTGGCTCTGATTGTTTTCTCTCTTCACCTACATCTGAGCACGAAGATTCGAATGATGACAAACacgatcatcatcattattaccATCAACAACAATATTCTGTTGTCTCAGAGTCCTTTGAGGATTTTCATGTTTATAATCATAGCAAGAGATTGATATCTTCTTCAAAGTCTTTTCCTCCTTCTCTTCCTTCTATTCACATGCAATCACATAGACAAAATGGTAGATTGATTCTTGAAGCGGCTTCCATTTCACCTAACAATAGTCTCCATGCTCAACGCCTTGACGGTCACCTTCTTCTCACCGTcatcaatcaaaataattatgaacATGAAATAGAGAAACGCGAGGATGAAGTTGAAGGGTTTGAGAAAGTGTTCGATGATATTCAAGAAGTTGAAGGTAAAGAAATACCCCACTCAGACAGTGGTGGTGGTGATGAAGAAGAATCCAAAGGAAAAGAGAACGAGAGCGAGGACAAGAAAACTATGATGAAACAAAGTCCAAGATTGTCAAGTGAGGTGACAAATGTCAACAAAGCTTCCATCATGACCCTAGAGAAAAAGAATCAACTAGCATGGTCTAAACATACTGTCAGTTTCAACACGACATCTGGTTATATCGATTTCAACAGTAGATTCAACAACTCAGTAAACTTGTTGACACAAGAGGAGAGGAATACTAACAACCTTAGAGAATGTTACACTTATCCTTCATCCATTTCTCATTCACTTCCTCAATCACCATCACCAGCACTAGCGGCTTCAACCTCATTAAATGCATATGAATACTTTTGGAGGAAGAAACCAACAATGACAAACATTGTCAATAATTCCACTATTACCAAGTACTACTACTACAACAATGAGCAAGTTGGTGTAGCAACAACAACTAATGGTATTGATACCACAAGTACAAAAAATATAGCAACATATACACAAGACTTGGTGCTAATTAAAGAGAACAAGGCATCAATTATGAACAACAATTTGGGGCCTCTATTGAGAAGTTGCAAAGAGCCAAGGAGTTCTCTAATAATTTGGGAGCCTTATTGCATCCCCACCTCCTAA
- the LOC101262688 gene encoding uncharacterized protein, producing MRRPGGGHSGGGHYGGADAGADATYNSGHQTMQHQHQQQQQQQIKSEHHQQWRWERESPKLPTNSMSPNMYPEGQGSEASRSYYQGQRTDPRLALENQGGKNPRALPREEGMDIGYEDKPVQQTLEGLEKKFLDDIMKLTKEQNDAEDAENSRHRERINAINTQYQEQLVALRARQANHRDEVLRRECHARKLQYEQVALDNYRHSNMSTSNARGYVGNSPAGERQVAYNSPAGERQAAYNADSYDSYRENARYIGNSGRDHGYEPRVQYPGGRVYETGSRYY from the exons atgagacgTCCCGGCGGCGGACATTCCGGCGGTGGGCATTACGGTGGTGCTGATGCCGGCGCCGATGCTACGTATAACTCCGGCCATCAAACGAtgcaacatcaacatcaacagcaacaacagcagcagATCAAGTCGGAACATCATCAACAATGGAGATGGGAACGAGAGAGCCCGAAATTACCTACAAATTCTATGTCTCCGAACATGTATCCTGAAG GCCAGGGGAGTGAAGCATCTAGATCCTACTACCAGGGCCAGAGGACTGATCCAAGGTTGGCATTAGAGAATCAAGGTGGCAAGAATCCTAGAGCACTGCCTCGTGAAGAAGGCATGGATATTGGTTATGAAGATAAGCCTGTACAGCAGACTTTGGAAggtcttgaaaaaaaattccttgATGATATAATGAAACTGACCAAGGAGCAAAATGATGCAGAGGATGCTGAAAATTCTAGGCATAGGGAG CGGATAAATGCAATCAACACACAATATCAAGAACAGCTAGTTGCCCTTCGTGCCCGGCAAGCTAATCACAGAGATGAAGTCCTTCGAAGGGAGTGTCATGCCAGAAAACTACAGTATGAGCAAGTTGCTTTGGACAACTATCGACACAGCAACATGAGCACTAGCAATGCTCGTGGATATGTGGGAAACTCTCCAGCAGGAGAACGACAAGTTGCCTACAACTCTCCAGCAGGAGAACGACAAGCAGCCTATAATGCTGATAGTTACGACTCTTACAGGGAGAATGCTCGATATATTGGCAACAGCGGAAGAGATCACGGATATGAACCTAGAGTACAATACCCAGGCGGTCGCGTCTATGAAACTGGTTCACGCTATTATTGA
- the LOC101262078 gene encoding serine/threonine-protein phosphatase BSL3-like isoform X1 gives MDVDSTMVSESDHDPTVQNDSSTSEQQLNDESSTSLQQQSSQTQQQQQQSSSSSSVPAVAGPRCAPTYSVVHEVIEKKEDGPGPRCGHTLTAVPAVGEEGSPNYIGPRLILFGGATALEGNSAASGTPSSAGSAGIRLAGATADVHCYDVFTNKWSRITPIGEPPTPRAAHVATAVGTMVVIQGGIGPAGLSAEDLHVLDLTQQRPRWHRVVVQGPGPGPRYGHVMALVGQRYLMAIGGNDGKRPLADVWALDTAAKPYEWRKLEPEGEGPPPCMYATASARSDGLLLLCGGRDANSVPLASAYGLAKHRDGRWEWAIAPGVSPSPRYQHAAVFVNARLHVSGGALGGGRMVEDSSSVAVLDTAAGVWCDTKSVVTSPRTGRFSADAAGGDAAVELTRRCRHAAAAVGDLIFIYGGLRGGVLLDDLLVAEDLAAAETTSAASHAAAAAANLQDGRLAGRYGFGDERTKQTVSEAVNDGSVVLGNAVAPPVNGDMYTDISTKNVMLQGSRRLSKGVEYLVEASAAEAEAITAALAAAKARQQGNGEVELPDRDGGAEATPSGKAASSSISLDSSGSNNSAPTGVRLHHRAIVVAAETGGALGGMVRQLSIDQFENEGRRVSYGTPENVTAARKLLDRQMSINSVPKKLITHLLKPRGWKPPARREFFLDCNEIADLCDSAERIFASEPTVLQLRAPIKIFGDLHGQFGDLMRLFDEYGSPSTAGDIAYIDYLFLGDYVDRGQHSLETITLLLALKVEYPYNIHLIRGNHEASDINALFGFRIECIERLGERDGIWAWHRINRLFNWLPLAALIEKKIICMHGGIGRSINHVEQIESIQRPITMEAGSIVLMDLLWSDPTENDSVEGLRPNARGPGLVTFGPDRVMEFCNNNDLQLIVRAHECVMDGFERFAQGHLITLFSATNYCGTANNAGAILVLGRDLVVVPKLIHPIPPVSSPENSPERHIEDTWMQELNANRPPTPTRGRPQVANDRGSFAWT, from the exons ATGGATGTGGATTCAACTATGGTATCGGAGTCCGATCACGATCCGACTGTTCAGAATGATAGTTCGACGTCGGAACAACAGCTTAATGATGAGTCTTCAACTTCGTTGCAGCAGCAAAGTTCACAAactcagcaacagcagcagcaaagtagtagtagtagtagtgttCCTGCTGTTGCGGGACCAAGGTGTGCTCCGACGTATTCGGTGGTGCACGAAGTGATAGAGAAGAAGGAAGATGGTCCAGGGCCAAGGTGTGGGCATACGTTAACGGCTGTACCAGCTGTTGGTGAAGAAGGTTCTCCTAATTATATTGGTCCAAGGCTTATTCTTTTTGGTGGTGCTACTGCTCTTGAGGGAAATTCTGCTGCTTCTGGAACCCCGTCATCTGCTGGAAGTGCTGGAATTC GCTTAGCAGGGGCTACTGCTGATGTGCACTGTTATGATGTTTTCACGAATAAATGGTCTAG GATCACTCCCATTGGGGAGCCACCCACACCAAGGGCTGCACATGTTGCTACAGCTGTGGGAACTATGGTTGTTATTCAG GGTGGAATCGGTCCAGCTGGTTTGTCAGCTGAGGATCTTCACGTTCTGGACCTTACTCAACAACGGCCAAGATGGCACAG GGTTGTGGTGCAAGGACCTGGTCCAGGTCCGCGTTATGGACACGTCATGGCTTTGGTAGGGCAAAGATATCTCATGGCAATTGGCGGAAATGATG GAAAAAGGCCTCTAGCGGATGTTTGGGCTTTGGACACAGCTGCCAAGCCATATGAATGGCGGAAGTTGGAACCGGAGGGTGAAGGTCCACCTCCTTGCAT GTATGCAACCGCAAGTGCACGTTCAGATGGTCTTCTTCTGCTCTGTGGAGGGAGGGATGCCAATAGTGTG CCTCTGGCAAGTGCTTATGGACTTGCCAAACATAGAGATGGACGTTGGGAATGGGCCATTGCCCCTGGTGTGTCACCCTCTCCCAGATATCAACATGCTGCA GTTTTTGTTAATGCTCGACTGCATGTATCTGGAGGGGCACTTGGTGGTGGACGCATGGTGGAGGACTCATCCAGTGTTGCGG TTCTTGATACAGCTGCAGGAGTGTGGTGTGACACAAAATCTGTTGTGACTAGTCCTAGGACTGGCAGATTCAGTGCAGATGCAGCTGGTGGAGATGCTGCTGTTGAATTGACCAGACGCTGTAGGCATGCAGCTGCTGCTGTTGGGGACTTGATATTTATCTATGGTGGTCTACGTGGCG GTGTACTGCTGGATGACTTGCTTGTTGCTGAAGACTTGGCTGCCGCAGAAACAACAAGTGCAGCTTCACATGCCGCAGCTGCTGCCGCCAATCTACAAGATGGCAGGCTTGCTGGGAGGTATGGTTTTGGTGATGAAAGAACGAAGCAAACAGTTTCCGAGGCAGTTAATGATGGTTCTGTTGTACTGGGAAATGCTGTTGCTCCCCCTGTAAATGGCGATATGTATACTGATATAAGTACTAAGAATGTCATGCTTCAAGGATCTCG GAGACTCAGCAAAGGTGTCGAATATTTAGTGGAGGCCTCTGCAGCAGAAGCTGAGGCTATTACTGCTGCACTAGCAGCTGCCAAAGCTCGACAGCAAGGTAATGGAGAAGTCGAACTTCCTGATAGGGATGGTGGAGCAGAGGCTACACCAAGTGGAAAAGCAGCATCTTCTTCAATCAGTTTAGATTCTTCCGGATCGAATAATTCTGCCCCAACTGGTGTCCGTCTTCATCATCGTGCC ATAGTTGTAGCTGCAGAGACTGGTGGTGCTCTTGGTGGTATGGTACGACAGCTTTCTATCGATCAATTTGAAAATGAAGGCCGGCGAGTCAGTTATGGAACCCCAGAAAATGTCACGGCAGCACGAAAACTTTTGGATCGACAAATGTCCATCAACAGTGTTCCGAAAAAG TTGATCACCCATCTTTTGAAGCCTCGGGGTTGGAAGCCGCCTGCGCGACGAGAGTTTTTTTTGGACTGCAATGAGATCGCCGATCTTTGTGATAGTGCCGAAAGAATATTTGCTAGTGAACCTACTGTATTACAGCTAAGGGCTCCTATTAAGATATTTGGTGACTTACATGGGCAATTTGGGGATCTCATGCGTCTTTTTGACGAGTATGGTTCCCCGTCAACTGCTGGGGATATTGC GTATATTGATTACCTCTTCTTGGGAGATTATGTTGATAGGGGCCAGCACAGCTTGGAGACCATTACCCTTCTCCTTGCATTAAAG GTCGAGTATCCTTACAATATACATTTAATACGTGGGAACCATGAAGCTTCAGATATAAATGCGCTCTTTGGCTTTCGAATTGAGTGCATTGAACGCCTG GGTGAGAGAGATGGAATCTGGGCATGGCATCGGATTAATAGATTGTTTAACTGGCTTCCTCTGGCTGCCCTGATCGAGAAAAAAATCATCTGTATGCATGGTGGGATTGGAAGGTCCATTAATCACGTTGAGCAAATAGAGAGTATCCAGCGTCCTATCACTATGGAAGCTGGCTCAATCGTTCTGATGGATTTGTTGTG GTCTGACCCAACAGAAAATGATAGTGTTGAAGGACTAAGACCAAATGCAAGAGGCCCTGGCTTGGTAACTTTTGGG CCCGATCGTGTGATGGAGTTTTGCAACAACAATGATCTTCAACTAATAGTCCGAGCCCATGAATGCGTGATGGATGGCTTTGAAAGATTTGCTCAGGGGCATTTGATTACGCTTTTTTCAGCCACCAATTACTGCG GTACTGCTAACAATGCTGGTGCCATTTTGGTACTGGGTAGAGATCTTGTTGTGGTTCCAAAACTTATCCACCCAATTCCGCCAGTTTCATCGCCTGAAAATTCACCTGAACGGCATATAGAAGACACTTGGATGCAG GAGTTAAATGCTAACAGACCCCCTACACCAACCAGAGGCCGTCCCCAAGTTGCGAACGATCGAGGTTCTTTTGCTTGGACTTAG